Proteins from a single region of Nerophis ophidion isolate RoL-2023_Sa linkage group LG08, RoL_Noph_v1.0, whole genome shotgun sequence:
- the si:ch73-103b11.2 gene encoding uncharacterized protein si:ch73-103b11.2 isoform X3, with the protein MSLKENPCRKFQANIFNKSKCQNCFKPRESHLLNDEDLNQAKPIYGGWLLLAPEGTNFDNPLHRSRKWQRRFFILYEHGILRYALDEMPSTLPQGTINMNQCSDVIDGESRTGQKNSLCILTPDKEHFIRAECKEILNGWQEALTVYPRTNKQNQKKKRKVDPPTQQEPGPAKVTVTSSSGGSIPCLPSSIASAERVPMSRATLWQEENRWNRATISCSRSASCLSQLGHSQPDSTITTQDDVGTMSTGRKVRVESGYFSLEKTKTDPSPPPAQHSQPLQPPHYLPLSSSTCSLGAPSPRYNSEPEPPMCPYPHSQDPLPSPGDILSPSYSTVSSSQSSLDSEHSSATPTWEGRRSSVGGGSIASVNSAVGRVGRSGREYASLSDVPWARRLTHREAFHSEKKRQELRERTRSPGREEVARLFGEERRRSQVIDRFEESPNVERMYTGSSSELSSSVNNAQRQGRSERRYLGAKHEMSLDAGKDHSVPDVSSSTFANIRRAKSLDRRVTESSMTPDLLNFKKGWMTKLYEDGMWKKHWFVLTDQSLRYYKDSIAEEASQLDGEIDLSTSYDVKEFPVQRNYGFQILCKEGACTLSAMTSGIRRNWIQAIMKNARPAIAPDVTRKNISLKLSVLKPRSVPEENIKAQVLLEPCPQVTPEPSPCLEPTKTDDHRQPIENRVSNPPLEPRKSRVRERRREGRSKTFDWSEFKTEKTDKLMKERADTVDLSSSLSTTTSCCSISSSPSSSSPLSTSALQSSCVSDTLPPSTIVHSEKNNVMRGPVSTYHRPNTVPVTSTLNTSSPVEPPRPERPAQGRMEVDHPTALHNVEEEKFTETLGVQEEIEHRWHQVEKTPLREEKQVPITTASGNPDRLPPHELAALLDKELGQKQKELDQLHRQNSILKEQLENALGREQSARDGYILQSATPPSSSPRRMPWQHLHQLKQDLQGELESQKRKQDLTQQQFQVLKRSYTEAQDVVDHHDADIQALQAKLASALAEILASEQAVARMRNELKLEQERSKEQDEEHGRSEATLRAQLKDSEERLREVEASLLERNQALRHLEHQQALQRDHTREIQRLQDRLQEVTARLVATEEGQALKEERLRKEQHCIQESHEREKQNLCKRIAEAEIAHKCMEDRLLEAEQQVEALLKGRQASAGGEHMEEMLKLQENLAQKTSMVESLKESVRRLEEERGLLTCRCQELLNQIAEADREVNKLHNRLKTEEADYCSLENSYERATQEFQRMSQFLREKEEEIRQTKEMYERLMERKEEDLREALVKMTVLGNSLEETEQKLQAKEDLLCQMSQSLIEKVEPRDAEQDLKIKLGVAEDRVIELEQHLNDLQLGYDNLHLGKKQVQEQNKREHVFSSNNATNIDNSTDDISQAKRPRIRCSNIQCQKYDNLDDPDDCHLSDAFEDKRQVDNQENFDLAEALSYPGTPFPHASDSEKFIAIVHALETKLLTTEEKLRNLTRTLQEQRSTHVDVSKKDFKMVENKPYSDKNVMCASGPSLNNPYVKALHCVETSREKVKAILSGTHDTTDSQLHSLTEVENELFSASMYIRHAQKTLDEQSPALPQTSESLDKEAINLFAKTLSFEALVLNKMALLVQSSESDLLQTLTAIWKDIENIKSGDKDCLAIVYADVLTRKLMLENAFWKELENEVTPCEGLNVAKSQEASVAADADINTSAIFNTLIKAELSYSIQNLKLCYDEKFRLLKGELTEANHNLYQREMALKTIIEASKRSDLKNVIKEVKSNFGLGKQKLADMHPPELAPYKEQIKQQDARELAEEIIERHLAEQVPSCSVDSIQSLHDTHDCLATELQQQAAKLYTYAQEIQSSGNHPELAKMVNALLGPQTSHVFTSTSLCMREALIQAQVAYVACRLRSMHERNVSWCKQTHQNMDALVQQHACSIRAIHEKYETSFQEERHKISRTLAILQKENITLKCEVSQRSNQLSQQQEQLVLLEEHFKMQTEELKRKHKQELNLAEKDRASTELAFVETSVDSQQKLKDLLSDMDAMKQQHQSHVRKLEEQFEQRISELEHIYKEEILKLHFQLEDKICNVQEVDEKDPVVSHQPSFEASAPMEEEEQGQEGGACAMSEVDTMGLLKDRIQELETQMISMRDELEIKHLEGDVASLREKYQRDFESLKATCERGFAAMEETHQKVVDDLQRQHQREISKLMEERERLLAEETAATIAAIEAMKNAHKEELEKTQRSQISGLNSDIDELRLQYEEELQSIQRELEVLSEQYSQKCLENAHLAQALEAERQALRQCQRENQELNAHNQELNNRLSAEITRMRSCFSGETALSPVTQGKDVYELEVLLRIKESEIQYLKQEIHSLKDELQTALRDKKYTTDKYKDIYTELSIVKAKADCDIGKLKEKLLVATEALGERTVDGTVTSGYDIMKSKSNPDFIKKEKSTPPKSSRGLRSKSLKEGLTVQERMRLFEEKDSKKIQMSRV; encoded by the exons CCGAGTACTCTTCCCCAGGGCACCATAAATATGAACCAGTGCTCTGATGTCATCGATGGAGAGTCTAGGACGGGTCAGAAGAACTCCTTGTGTATTCTGACCCCTGATAAAGAGCACTTCATTCGTGCTGAGTGTAAAGAAATCCTCAACGG TTGGCAGGAAGCTCTGACCGTGTACCCCAGAACAAACAAGCAGAATCAGAAGAAAAAGCGCAAGGTTGATCCACCGACTCAGCAG GAGCCGGGTCCCGCCAAGGTGACGGTCACCAGCAGCAGTGGAGGCAGCATCCCGTGCCTGCCGAGCAGCATTGCCAGTGCCGAGCGTGTCCCAATGAGCCGTGCCACTTTATGGCAAGAGGAGAACCGCTGGAATCGAGCCACCATCTCGTGTAGCCGCAGCGCTTCCTGCCTCAGCCAGCTGGGCCATAGCCAACCGGACTCTACTATCACTACTCAAGATG ATGTTGGCACAATGAGCACTGGACGCAAAGTGCGCGTGGAGAGTGGTTATTTTTCCCTGGAGAAGACCAAGACGGATCCCTCGCCACCACCTGCACAGCATTCACAACCACTGCAGCCACCCCACTATCTCCCCCTGTCTTCATCAACATGTTCTTTAGGAGCTCCCAGTCCCAGGTACAACTCTGAGCCCGAACCCCCGATGTGTCCCTATCCCCACTCCCAAGACCCTCTACCCTCTCCAGGTGACATATTGTCCCCCAGTTACTCCACTGTCAGCTCCTCCCAGAGCTCACTGGACTCTGAACATAGCAGCGCTACACCCACCTGGGAGGGCCGCCGCAGTAGTGTTGGTGGAGGGAGCATTGCTAGTGTGAATAGTGCAGTGGGTAGAGTGGGTCGTTCAGGCAGAGAGTATGCGTCACTGTCAGATGTGCCGTGGGCTCGCAGGCTGACCCACCGCGAAGCCTTTCATTCAGAGAAAAAACGACAAGAGCTTAGAGAACGCACACGGAGTCCCGGAAGAGAAGAGGTGGCTCGGCTGTTTGGGGAAGAGCGAAG GCGTTCTCAAGTCATTGACCGATTTGAAGAGAGTCCAAATGTAGAGCGCATGTACACGGGCAGCTCCAGCGAGCTGTCATCAAGTGTCAACAATGCACAGCGACAAGGCCGCAGTGAGAGACGCTATCTGGGCGCCAAACAT GAAATGTCATTGGACGCAGGAAAAGACCACTCAGTCCCGGATGTGTCCAGCTCGACTTTTGCAAACATAAGGAGGGCCAAGTCGCTTGACCGCAGAGTCACAGAGTCTTCAATGACT CCAGATCTGCTGAACTTCAAAAAGGGATGGATGACCAAGCTGTATGAAGATGGAATG TGGAAGAAGCACTGGTTTGTCCTAACAGATCAGAGTCTGAGGTACTACAAGGACTCAATAGCTGAGGAG GCTTCCCAACTGGACGGTGAGATTGATCTGTCGACAAGTTACGATGTCAAGGAGTTTCCCGTCCAGAGAAATTATGGCTTCCAAATTCTG TGTAAAGAAGGAGCGTGCACCTTGTCAGCCATGACCTCCGGAATCCGTCGCAACTGGATTCAGGCCATCATGAAGAATGCTCGACCCGCCATTGCCCCCGATGTCACTCG GAAAAACATCTCACTGAAACTATCCGTACTGAAGCCCAG ATCTGTCCCTGAGGAGAACATAAAAGCTCAGGTGCTGCTGGAGCCATGTCCACAGGTCACACCTGAGCCAAGCCCCTGTCTTGAGCCCACCAAGACTGATGACCACAGACAGCCAATAGAGAATCGTGTCTCCAATCCGCCCCTTGAGCCCCGGAAAAGCAGGGTCCGCGAGCGCCGACGGGAAGGCCGTTCAAAAACTTTTGACTGGTCTGAGTTCAAAACTGAAAAAACAGACAAGCTTATGAAGGAGCGAGCAGACACAGTTGACCTCAGTTCATCCCTTTCCACAACCACCTCCTGCTGCTCCATTTCCTCTTCTCCGTCATCGTCCTCTCCCCTGTCTACCTCGGCCCTTCAATCCTCCTGTGTATCAGACACTCTCCCCCCCTCGACAATAGTACATTCAGAAAAGAATAACGTTATGAGGGGCCCAGTCAGCACATACCACCGGCCAAATACTGTACCTGTCACTTCCACGTTGAACACATCATCACCAGTGGAACCGCCCAGACCTGAACGTCCAGCGCAAGGAAGGATGGAGGTTGACCACCCTACAGCCCTGCACAATGTTGAGGAAGAAAAGTTCACCGAAACCTTGGGTGTGCAGGAAGAAATCGAACACAGATGGCATCAGGTTGAAAAAACGCCACTAAGGGAGGAGAAGCAAGTGCCTATCACCACTGCTTCAGGGAACCCAGACAGATTACCTCCACATGAGCTTGCTGCATTGCTAGACAAAGAG CTGGGACAGAAACAGAAAGAGCTGGACCAGCTGCACAGACAGAACAGTATTTTAAAAGAGCAGCTGGAAAATGCACTAGGAAGAGAACAGAGTGCCAGAGATGGCTACATCTTGCAG AGCGCAACACCCCCTTCCTCCTCGCCACGTAGAATGCCATGGCAACACTTGCACCAGCTCAAGCAAGACTTGCAGGGTGAATTAGAGTCCCAGAAGCGCAAGCAGGACCTCACTCAGCAGCAGTTTCAGGTGTTAAAGAGAAGCTACACTGAAGCCCAAGATGTAGTAGACCACCATGATGCTGACATCCAAGCCCTTCAAGCGAAGCTAGCATCTGCACTAGCTGAAATCTTGGCAAGTGAACAAGCTGTGGCTCGAATGCGCAATGAACTCAAGCTGGAACAAGAGCGTTCAAAGGAACAAGACGAGGAACACGGGCGCAGCGAGGCCACCTTACGAGCTCAGCTAAAGGACAGTGAAGAAAGACTGCGTGAGGTTGAGGCCAGCCTTTTAGAGCGAAACCAGGCCCTCAGGCATCTCGAGCACCAGCAGGCCCTGCAGCGAGACCACACCAGAGAGATACAGAGGTTACAGGACCGACTACAAGAGGTGACTGCACGGCTTGTTGCAACAGAGGAAGGCCAGGCGCTTAAAGAAGAACGCCTGAGAAAGGAGCAGCATTGCATTCAAGAAAGTCACGAGAGGGAAAAACAAAATCTTTGTAAGAGAATAGCCGAAGCTGAAATAGCACATAAATGCATGGAGGACAGGCTACTAGAGGCCGAACAGCAGGTGGAGGCCTTGCTAAAAGGGCGGCAGGCCTCAGCAGGAGGAGAACACATGGAGGAAATGCTAAAGTTGCAAGAGAATCTTGCGCAGAAGACCAGCATGGTAGAGTCACTGAAAGAGAGCGTACGCAGGCTCGAAGAAGAGAGAGGTCTGCTCACATGCAGATGTCAGGAGCTTCTTAACCAGATTGCAGAGGCAGACCGAGAGGTCAACAAGCTTCACAATCGCCTCAAAACGGAGGAGGCAGATTACTGCTCTCTGGAGAACTCTTATGAGAGGGCCACCCAAGAGTTTCAGAGAATGAGCCAATTCCTCAGAGAGAAAGAGGAAGAGATTCGGCAGACGAAAGAAATGTATGAAAGGCTGATGGAACGTAAAGAGGAGGACTTAAGAGAGGCTCTTGTTAAAATGACTGTACTTGGCAACAGTTTAGAAGAAACTGAACAGAAGCTTCAAGCAAAGGAGGACCTTCTTTGTCAAATGAGTCAAAGTCTGATAGAGAAAGTTGAGCCAAGGGATGCTGAACAAGATCTTAAAATCAAGCTTGGGGTCGCAGAGGACCGCGTAATCGAGCTTGAGCAGCACCTCAATGACTTGCAGCTGGGATATGATAATTTACACCTCgggaagaaacaagtccaagaACAGAACAAACGGGAACATGTATTTTCTTCAAACAATGCAACTAATATAGATAACTCAACCGATGACATCTCACAGGCTAAGAGGCCAAGAATTCGTTGTTCTAATATCCAATGTCAAAAATATGACAACTTAGATGACCCAGATGATTGCCATTTGAGCGATGCATTTGAAGATAAAAGACAAGTGGACAACCAGGAAAACTTTGATCTAGCTGAAGCCCTTTCCTACCCAGGTACCCCGTTCCCACATGCCAGTGACTCTGAGAAGTTCATTGCTATTGTGCATGCCCTAGAAACTAAGCTGCTCACTACTGAGGAAAAACTGAGAAATCTAACTAGGACTCTACAGGAGCAACGTTCCACTCATGTTGATGTGTCCAAGAAAGATTTTAAAATGGTTGAAAACAAGCCTTACTCAGATAAAAATGTTATGTGTGCCAGTGGACCTTCTCTCAATAATCCTTATGTAAAGGCCTTGCATTGTGTGGAAACAAGTCGAGAGAAAGTCAAGGCTATTCTGTCTGGCACTCACGATACCACTGATTCGCAGCTTCACTCTCTGACAGAGGTTGAAAACGAGCTGTTCAGTGCATCAATGTATATCCGCCATGCACAAAAGACCTTGGATGAACAATCGCCTGCTCTCCCTCAAACGTCAGAATCCTTAGATAAAGAAGCAATTAATCTCTTTGCCAAAACACTTTCTTTTGAGGCACTTGTTTTAAATAAAATGGCTTTGCTGGTACAGTCCTCAGAGTCTGATCTTCTACAAACGCTGACAGCGATATGGAAGGACATAGAGAACATTAAAAGTGGTGACAAAGATTGCTTAGCTATAGTTTATGCAGATGTTTTGACTAGGAAGTTAATGTTGGAGAATGCATTTTGGAAGGAACTAGAGAATGAGGTGACACCATGTGAGGGGTTGAATGTTGCCAAATCTCAGGAGGCCAGTGTTGCAGCTGATGCAGACATAAACACATCAGCTATATTCAATACTTTAATCAAAGCAGAACTGTCTTACTCTATTCAAAACCTTAAGCTTTGCTATGACGAGAAATTCAGGCTACTTAAAGGGGAGCTGACTGAAGCTAATCACAATCTATATCAAAGGGAAATGGCATTGAAGACAATTATTGAAGCCTCTAAAAGGTCTGATTTGAAAAATGTAATCAAAGAAGTTAAAAGCAACTTTGGCCTTGGTAAACAAAAGTTAGCTGATATGCACCCACCTGAACTTGCTCCATACAAAGAGCAGATCAAACAGCAAGACGCCCGTGAGCTCGCTGAAGAGATTATAGAGCGACATTTAGCCGAGCAGGTGCCATCTTGTAGTGTTGACTCCATTCAGTCTCTGCATGACACACATGACTGTTTGGCTACTGAGCTTCAACAACAAGCAGCAAAGCTCTACACCTATGCACAGGAAATACAAAGCAGTGGCAACCATCCTGAATTAGCTAAAATGGTCAATGCACTTTTAGGGCCTCAAACATCTCATGTTTTTACTAGTACCTCTCTTTGTATGCGAGAAGCCCTCATCCAGGCTCAGGTGGCTTATGTGGCGTGCAGATTACGCTCCATGCATGAACGAAACGTGAGTTGGTGTAAACAGACACATCAGAACATGGATGCCCTCGTGCAGCAGCATGCCTGCAGCATCAGGGCAATCCACGAGAAGTACGAAACATCCTTTCAGGAGGAGCGCCACAAAATCTCTCGAACACTGGCCATTCTTCAGAAGGAAAACATAACTCTCAAGTGTGAAGTCAGTCAACGTTCCAACCAACTCTCACAACAACAAGAGCAGCTGGTGCTCCTGGAAGAACATTTCAAGATGCAAACTGAGGAGCTCAAGCGGAAGCACAAGCAAGAGCTAAACCTAGCTGAGAAAGACCGGGCATCAACAGAGCTGGCCTTTGTAGAGACCTCAGTAGACAGCCAGCAGAAGCTGAAAGATCTGCTATCGGACATGGACGCCATGAAGCAGCAGCACCAGAGTCATGTGAGAAAGCTAGAGGAACAATTTGAGCAGAGAATCTCTGAGCTTGAGCACATCTACAAAGAGGAGATTTTAAAACTGCATTTCCAGCTTGAGGACAAAATTTGCAATGTCCAAGAAGTGGACGAGAAAGACCCTGTGGTTTCTCACCAACCCTCTTTTGAGGCTTCAGCGCCAATGGAAGAAGAGGAACAAGGGCAGGAGGGAGGTGCATGCGCCATGTCAGAGGTGGACACTATGGGGCTTCTGAAAGACAGGATTCAAGAACTGGAAACTCAGATGATCAGCATGAGGGATGAACTGGAAATCAAGCACCTGGAAGGAGATGTGGCCAGCCTGAGGGAGAAATACCAGAGAGACTTTGAAAGTcttaag GCCACGTGTGAGCGTGGCTTCGCAGCAATGGAAGAAACCCACCAGAAAGTGGTCGACGACCTCCAGAGGCAGCATCAGAGGGAGATTTCTAAACTCATGGAAGAGCGAGAGAGGCTCCTAGCGGAGGAGACTGCTGCCACTATTGCAG CCATTGAAGCTATGAAGAATGCACACAAGGAGGAGCTAGAGAAGACCCAGCGCTCCCAGATCAGTGGACTGAACTCTGATATTGATGAACTGCGATTACAATATGA AGAAGAGCTGCAGTCCATCCAGAGGGAGCTGGAGGTTCTGTCTGAACAGTATTCTCAGAAATGTCTGGAGAACGCCCATCTGGCTCAGGCCCTGGAGGCTGAAAGACAGGCACTCAGGCAGTGTCAAAGAGAGAACCAGGAGCTCAACGCTCACAACCAG GAATTGAATAACCGCCTGTCTGCAGAGATCACGCGCATGCGCTCTTGTTTCAGTGGTGAGACAGCACTGTCGCCGGTCACGCAGGGCAAAGATGTGTATGAACTGGAG GTGCTGCTTCGAATCAAGGAGTCAGAGATACAATACCTTAAACAGGAAATCCACTCTTTGAAGGACGAACTGCAGACTGCTCTGAGG GACAAGAAGTACACTACAGACAAATACAAAGACATCTACACAGAGCTGAGCATTGTGAAAGCAAAGGCTGACTGTGATATTGGCAAGCTGAAGGAGAAGCTTCTCGTTGCCACCGAAGCGTTAGGCGAGAGGACCGTTGATGGGACAGTCACATCTGGATATG ATATCATGAAATCCAAAAGTAACCCTGACTTCATCAAAAAGGAAAAATCAACTCCCCCCAAGTCATCCAGAGGCCTGAGGTCAAAG